The Musa acuminata AAA Group cultivar baxijiao chromosome BXJ1-3, Cavendish_Baxijiao_AAA, whole genome shotgun sequence genome window below encodes:
- the LOC135627610 gene encoding pentatricopeptide repeat-containing protein At1g80550, mitochondrial-like, which translates to MRFPPSHQLYRLFSSSSTSSTAAASVHLPSAFPAADPSTTLDLDTILETLTSYASDWQRALDFFHWSSAAAAAGGPTHTAAALSRTIDILGKHFEFPLAWSLLSSHPLSPPDLLRPSFRALFNRLAAAHLVDDALTAFDRAAAQHGLRDRVTFHLLVDALCDHRHAAEAEEICLRSKTPPFPPDTKTYNLLLRGWLKMGWWSKCREFWEEMDRKRVEKDLHSYSIYMDILSKAGKPWKAVKLYKEMKKKGFLLDVVAYNTVIQAIGLSQGVDFSVRMYREMLDSGCKPNVATFNTIIKLLCQEGRFREGYAFVDQMRKKGCEPNAMTYHCFFQNLSRPQEILGLFDKMIRSGCRPKMDTYVMLMSKFGRWGFLRPVFMIWNSMLEHGCSPDAFAYNALIDALLQKGMVDMARKYDEEMVAKGLSPKPRKVLGTNGPGMQADDDHDDVTHVF; encoded by the coding sequence ATGCGTTTCCCACCTTCCCATCAACTCTAccgcctcttctcctcttcttccacctCTTCAACCGCCGCCGCCTCTGTCCACCTCCCTTCCGCCTTCCCCGCGGCTGATCCATCTACCACTCTCGACCTTGATACCATCTTAGAAACCCTCACTAGCTACGCCAGTGACTGGCAGCGGGCCCTCGATTTCTTCCACTGGTcctcggccgccgccgccgcgggcgGCCCGACCCACACTGCCGCCGCTCTTTCCCGGACCATCGATATCCTCGGCAAGCACTTCGAGTTCCCCCTCGCTTGGAGCCTCCTCTCCTCTCACCCCCTCTCCCCTCCCGACCTCCTCCGCCCCTCGTTCCGCGCCCTTTTCAACCGCCTTGCCGCCGCGCACCTCGTTGACGATGCCCTTACCGCCTTCGACCGCGCCGCCGCCCAACACGGCCTCCGTGATCGTGTTACCTTCCACCTCCTCGTCGATGCCCTCTGCGACCACCGCCATGCGGCCGAGGCCGAGGAGATCTGCCTCCGTTCCAAAACGCCGCCTTTCCCACCCGACACCAAGACTTACAATCTCCTCCTCCGGGGATGGCTCAAGATGGGATGGTGGAGCAAGTGCCGCGAGTTCTGGGAGGAGATGGATCGGAAAAGGGTGGAGAAGGACCTCCATTCATACTCCATCTACATGGATATCCTCTCCAAGGCTGGGAAACCGTGGAAGGCTGTCAAATTATACAAAGAGATGAAGAAAAAAGGGTTCCTTTTAGACGTCGTTGCGTATAACACAGTTATCCAGGCGATTGGGCTTTCACAAGGTGTCGATTTCTCAGTTAGAATGTACAGGGAGATGCTTGATTCTGGTTGCAAGCCTAACGTTGCGACCTTCAACACGATCATAAAGTTGCTGTGCCAGGAGGGGAGGTTCAGGGAGGGGTATGCTTTTGTTGATCAGATGAGGAAAAAGGGTTGTGAGCCAAATGCGATGACTTACCACTGCTTCTTTCAGAATCTGAGTAGGCCACAGGAGATTCTTGGGCTGTTTGATAAGATGATAAGGAGTGGTTGCCGGCCGAAGATGGATACCTATGTGATGCTGATGAGCAAGTTTGGAAGGTGGGGGTTTCTCAGGCCGGTGTTTATGATTTGGAACTCAATGTTGGAGCATGGCTGTAGCCCGGATGCATTTGCTTATAATGCATTGATTGATGCATTATTGCAGAAGGGGATGGTTGACATGGCTCGGAAATACGATGAGGAGATGGTGGCAAAGGGGCTCTCACCAAAGCCAAGGAAAGTGTTGGGGACCAACGGGCCGGGTATGCAGGCtgatgatgatcatgatgatgTAACTCATGTCTTTTGA